In Setaria italica strain Yugu1 chromosome I, Setaria_italica_v2.0, whole genome shotgun sequence, the genomic window NNNNNNNNNNNNNNNNNNNNNNNNCACATTTGGAGGACAATGTGATTGGATGTTTCATACGATATGATCGATCTGGATAGACaatcccctccccccccccccccacacacacacacacacacacggcgCGCGAACAGATTGCTTTCATATACGTGGTTTATCCTGCTCTTGTACTGGTTTATATGGGACACGATGCTTTTACTGCACAACATTACAACTTTAAGAGTAGTTATCATATTGGATTTTATGTGTCAGTACCagataaattttttattttcctttgctccttttttaatttttagtaAAGTAATTTGTTATCGCAATATTCATTTAAAACATCGGACTGTGTTTGTAGAATCACTCAGATCGCCTGTTCTGGTGAGTGTAGTTGGAATCAAGCAATTAGTACTGGAACTTTTGCAATTATCAAGCACTGCTCTTCGTTATGCTGTTTTTTCTGGAGTGAAGATTGTGCATACATGGTCCAGAGTGCATGGTCAGATATACATACCAGAAATCAATTGGACGCTGATGATACTGTGCCTGGCTGTTAATATTGGCTTCAGAGACACAAAGCACTTGGCAAATGcacaaaataaagaaaaagcgAGCTTTTAACTATCTAGACGATTGTGGTGTCATTTATGCGCTTCATGCATTTATTTGAGCACGGTGCAGCTTGGCTTTGCATATATAATATATTTGATTGCCATATGGTGCAACAAGGCTGAGAGGATATATTAGCTAGAGCTATTTTAGATTGAGAGGATCATTTTCTCACAATGGggtttcttctcttctttttgcTACCAAGCTGAGACGATTCGTATTAGCTAGAGCTATTTTGATTATGGTGCAGGATTAACTGTGGTGTATACCTGTAGTCGCACAATGCAAATACATACGACATGTCCAGTGTTTTGAAATATGCAATATGATGGGCGTGTTACAAAAACTGTGATTGTTTCTCTGACTCGTTTTAAAAACAAAATATGGAATTCTGAAAGGTCAAATCTGTAGGTTGATATCTGGAAGCTATTAAACAATTAAAGTGTGCAATCTGGAGTTAATGTGGAGTGGAAAAATTCAGAAACTTTCTGAATCCTttttgagaaaaaggaagaacagATTCTTgtttagtaaaaaaaaattgttcccTAAATGGCTGATCTTTTCAAACAATATAGATGAGTTCACATCTCATATATAGCTACCCAATTCATGATCCCCAACTATTGTAGTGCAACTCGAAATAAAATGCAGAGTGCAACAAGGAAGGTACATGTATCAGACTTTAATTTCTTAACAGCCGgctgctcgatcaactcccagTAACATATCTGTATGTCCTTTTTTTTATCACGTGCGGCACGCACGCACGTGCACTTCCATTAGTAATCTAGTAGTAATACCTACTTTGAGTTTGATTGCTCTTTCTCATCGTTGGAGCTGTAACTCAAGAAAGTGTTAATAGATTTTGTAAATGGTATGCTCAAATTCAGAATATAAAGGTAAGATGACACGCCAGGAACATTCTCATCGTTGTAAGGCCACCGATAAACTAACAAAAGTATGGCAAATCAAAAGATCTCAAAAAGCAATAGTTTCAAGAATGAGGGTACTGTTTGTTTCAGCTGCattttttagcttttctaaaatACCAACGCTTGCTTTAGAAGATGCGTTTAGCTTCATGActcaaaaagataaaaaaagtttaaaactgagctttccaaCTTTCTATATAAACCCATCTTTCCTGAGCTTCTAGCTTTTTCGGAAACCACACAAGAAATTCGTTATTTATTTAAGCTTCTGACTTTTTATACCGAGAAACTGCTAAGATCAAACAAATAGCCCTGAGTATGAGCCCTTGCACATGCCCAATATATTGACCTTACTATATTGTTAGGTAGTTTTTCCAATTCCAATGCATATAATTTGTGCTCCAAGCTTGAAAATATCTCCGCTCTCTAATTACTAATAATGATCTAGCCATGTCGCACATGTCGGAGAAGTAAAGCTATGTCGCAAATATGAGTTGAAGCCTCGATGAGGAGAGGTCCGCTGTTTCATGTTTGCAAGAATACGTTCAATACGCTGAGCGAAGGTAGATGGAACAACGGTCTGTTGCTCCCCTCTCCCGTTCCGTTCGATCGACCTCGGCCAGGAAATTCGCAGGAAGCGAGAGCACGCGCTGGACCCGAATCTAACGACCACcggtttcttttcttcctttgttTCGCGACGGAATaatggcctgcgccggccggcccccgTCTGTTGTCCGACGACCCATGCCGTGCTGCTGCGTCGCCGCACCTGACCGTATCGCGCGCTGCCGTTGGGACCGGCCAAAGTTGACGCGCCCCACGACGGCAACTAACCCCTGCCCGGCCAGCCCACACTGTTATCCTATTAGCCTGTCACCAACTATAACCCGTCCGTCCCCGCGTGGatcccccgcggcggcgtctcCAATGAGCCACCCTGTGCTGCTGTGCAGGGGCATGTGGTAGTTTGCTACGGTAATGCATCGCGGATTTGCAGTTTTACTAGCAGGCTACTAAGCAGTAGTAGCATAACATGGGTTACTGCAGGTGGCGAGAGGTGTCACTCGTGGGGTCCTTTCTTGATAATGCCGAGTCTAATCATGTCCCAAATTATGGTACGGTCTACTACTGTTACAGGGGAGGTACCTTGACGTTGTTTGCTCGATGGAACGTGAATGCAAAAATCTATCATCTGATCGTGGACCACTCCACCGAATCTTTTATTGATCGTGGATTAGCTCTTCATTACCGGCTGCCCTCATTTCACTCCTTACATAGCATTAGCATGTTCAGCTAACGAAAAAGTGGATAAACAATTTATCACCGCCAAGATTCGTAGCCTGAGCCCTAGGGCACACAGAATTTCTTCGACGCCGCCACACTGGATCCGGATCGCCAGTTCACCCAGGCCAGGCTTGAGAAGATGAAAACCCAAGCGCCTGCACCCAGTTCGGACAGCCATTTGTTTAGTCCCCACCACCCCCCTCCGCTCCGCTGTGCGGCGCCCGGGAATCACTCCGCACGCGAACTGCAGTCGCGGACACCCCACGCCCAGCTCAGCTCGGCACCACCACTCCatcggccgcggcggaggcaggCAGCAGGAGCTGGAGCCCATCGAGCCGCGGCCGGCACGGCAGGCACTCGCTAGCCTTTTCTTTAATCCGGAACCCCTCCCTGAGCTCCCCCGCACTACACTGCATCCCTCCCGCGACGTTTGACATTGGGCGCGGGCGCATGGCCCCTtccccaccaccgccacctcgtcGTCTCCTTCCACTCCCCCTCCCCCGACTCCACGCGGAGTGGTGAGCTGTCGCCTGTCGCCTCTCCGGGCGagctgaggcggcggcgaggagcgcgcgctcgtcctcgtcgcaatggcggcggaggcggcggcggagatcgTGCGGGAGATCGCGGCGGTGGGCGCCGCCgacctggccgccgccgccgagccgctgCGCGCGGACTGCCTCCGCCTCGCGCGGAAGGTGTCCCTGCTGTCGCACCTCGTCGCCGAGGTAGCCGAGGCGGGGGagggcgacgcggcggcggcggcgtgggtgcgCGAGCTGGTGAGGGCGCTCGAGGCCGCCAGGAGGTTCGTCGACCTCGGGcgagcgccgccgacgccgacagccgcggcgggggcgtcaGATCAGGTGAGGAGATGCTGGGATGGTCTCGTATGGTTGCCTGAAGCGTTCCGCTCAAGCTGCATTGCTCCTTAGTCGGTGCGTTCCCCGTTGGGGGATTCCGTCGAACACCTGTGGCGCGTGTTCGAAGTAGTTCTGTTCGTCTGTTTGCTGCCCCCTCTTGCTTCGTTCGGGGTCGGCTGTTAATTACCGCACTGCCCTGCATCTGTAGTTGACGTAGCAACTAGTTTATCTGTGATTGTTGGGATTCCCGATTCCGTCAAACTCTTGATGTTCGCGTCTAATTTGTCTGTTGCCCTTCAATTGATTCCCACTTTAGCCCTTCAATTTACTAATTGATTGCTGCAAAGGCCCCATGGAATTTGTGAATATGTCAGTTGACGATATCTAGCATCTTCAGCAAGGAGGAGCAGAGATCGGATTTCAACCTGGTTTCATATTACCTGACATGCTTGTCGTGTGGTCATCTAAAAAGGTTCATTGTCAGTGTTTTTCACTGATTACTGAAACTATCCTCCTTTTAGAAGAGAAACACTTCCGAGGCTTTCTATCTTATTTTAGTGAACATCATGCATCCCTCCTAGGTATTCACCATCATCTTAGCAAATATGTCTTTTCCGTCCATTATGTGTAAACTTACTCTAATGTATTAACAATTTGCTTCAAAGGAAATGTTAATGGCTTTAGTGCAGCATAACTACATCGTATTACAATTTATCAATTGTCAATTTACTTGTTTATTGGTGTTCCAAGGTAATGTTTTGCTACTAAAACTTGCACTGAAGAAGTTGTATGGTTGCTTGTGCTGTGGAATGTACTGAGGGAGTCGTCTCACTTCTTGAGGGCATCACATCTGAGCTATATTTGTTCAAATTTTATCCAGATATAGCTAGACACTGTTCTTATTTACTAAAATCTGGATTAGTTTTGGTATGTATGGAAGTTTTTAGAAGGGACATTTTCAGGCTTCTAACACCTTGCTGCTCACTTATGGGATTTCAAATCAGCTTGTCTAGCATATTTTTTTATCAGTCTGGTTAATCTGGTTTGCAAACAGTCCTGTCCTGTAAGGAATCTACTGGGTTCTTTCCTGAAAGGATTAAAGCTGGCAAGTGCTGGGCATCTTTTTGCATGTGTTGCATCTAGAATTGTCCTTTTCACTTTAATGGCACACTTTCATTTCTGTTATATGGGATATATGGATCTGACATTTATGTAAAAGCAATCTCTGCTTCTTTCTGTCTTATTTTCTACAAGTTGCCTGTGCCTTAAAAAAGTTGATCTGTTTAAAATATATGATCTAAGGAAAATTTTGATTTATAATGTAACGTGATATATATAACAGCTGTGGACATgtaaggaaaacaaaaaaaatttaatggCAAAATTTCACCATGCATCTGGATATGAAATTTGCGAATCATTTGGAAACAAAAAATCTATTCTCATTTATATTGCTCCCTCATCCTTCATGAAGGAGATAGAAACGAGAGAGATAGAGCTCAGGAGTGAAATCAGGAGCAAACATGCCTTCTATATGATCCCTAGAGTTTATATTACATGTAGAAGGCAATGCATAGCTAACTGAATCCTAGTCAACCAAATCTGAGCTCGAGATAGGTCCAATTCTAACTGAAGAACTTGTACATGATTTGAGCTAGATGTTCGCTAACACTCGTCTTTTTGTTTCCATACCTGTTTGTCGGTTCGTAAGCTTGAGTTTTGCCTAACCACTTATGATCGTGTTCCTCAGTAAATGCAGCCTTCAAATGTAGTTGCATCAATGCTTTGGTCCCATGTTGTCTTCTGCTTATGTTTGTATTGTTATTAACAGTTGTTCTGACCTCCCTTTTTTTCTCCCTTGGTTAAGGATGCCACCTGCAACAATACTGATCTCCAGTTCAAGTATGTCACCTGGCAATTGCAAGTTGCTCTAGCAAATCTGCCACATAGCTGTTTTCGGATATCGGATGAAGTTCAAGAAGAGGTATAGTAAAATTGGTTCATTGTGGAGATAAATCCTTTATTTTCAATCATACATGTTTGAACTTTTTTAAGCTTATAGGTTGACTTAGTGCGAGCTCAGCTTAGAAGAGAAATGGAAAAGAAGGGAGCCCTTGATGTAAACGTGTTTACAAAAGTTCATGATATCTTAACTCAAATTGACAATGCTGGATCACAATCTCAGCAACCCCATCAACAACCAGAGCAATCACAGATGGAGAAATTTAGTAAAGATCACCTGGAGTTGCAAAACACTGTTTTACTAGTTTCAGAAATAAGCGGGTTATCCAAATCTGACATGACGAAAATAACGTCCGAGCTGATTGAAGGACTTGAAAATGTTGGAACTCCTGATTCTCCCAAACCTGCCAATGTTGATAGTCAATCAAGTGATGAAACGAAAAGCTCATCTGAGGAAGTTAAGAAGCCTGACTCCGTAGCTATTCCTGAGGATTTCCGTTGCCCGATATCTCTCGAGCTGATGAGAGATCCGGTCATTGTTTCCACAGGACAGGTGAGGCTTCACATCATCACTCTTTTACTGGTCCTCCACTGTAAGATTCACTCTTAAACTGTCATGTATAATTTGCCATCTGCTGACAAATTGCTCACAAATTCTGTAGACTTATGAGCGTGCTTTCATCCAGAGGTGGATTGACTGTGGAAACCGGACCTGCCCTAAAACTCAACAGAAGCTCCAGAATCTTACATTAACCCCAAACTATGTGCTAAGAAGTTTAATAATGCAGTGGTGTGAGGAAAAGGGGATCGAACCACCTAGCAGATCTAAAAGTGATGGCTCTTCTCTTGAGGTTGGTGGGAACAGATTAGCAATTGAAGCATTGGTTCGCAATCTCTCTAGCAGCTCGTTAGATGAACGGAAATCTGCTGCCGCTGAGATAAGATCTTTGGCCAAGAAAAGTACAGACAACCGTATAATTCTAGCAGAGTCTAGTGCTATCCCAGCTCTAGTGAAACTTCTGTCGTCAAAAGACCAGAAAACCCAAGAACATGCCGTGACAGCTCTTCTAAATCTCTCCATatatgatcagaacaaggaacTGATAGTGGTTGCTGGTGCCATTGTCCCAATCATACAAGTGCTTAGGACAAGTAGCATGGAAGCAAGAGAAAATGCAGCTGCAGCTATTTTCAGCCTGTCACTAATCGACGATAACAAGATAATGATAGGAAGCACCCCAGGGGCAATTGAAGCATTGGTTGAGTTGTTGCAGAGTGGTAGCTCAAGGGGTAAAAAGGATGCAGCAACGGCACTCTTCAATCTATGCATATACCAAGCTAACAAGGTGAGGGCAGTTCGAGCAGGGATCCTGGTGCCACTTATGCGGATGCTGCAGGATTCATCCAGAAGTGGGGCTATTGATGAAGCGCTGACCATCCTGTCAGTTCTTGTGAGCCATCATGAGTGTAAAACTGCTATATCTAAGGCGCACGCCATACCCTTTTTGATAGATTTGCTACGGTCGGGCCAGGCCCGCAACAAGGAGAATGCTGCTGCTATTTTACTTGCACTTTGCAAGAAAGATGCTGAGAACCTGGCCTGTATAGGGAGGCTTGGTGCTCAGATACCACTAACTGAGCTGGCGAAGACCGGCACAGACCGAGCTAAGCGCAAGGCAACCTCACTCCTGGAGCATCTCAGTAAGTTACAGGTGCTCTAGTTCCACTGCCCACCGCATACCGTTTTGTGGGTGTGCGTGTGTTTTTTCAACTTTTTTCACGTGTATGTATACATACAGGAAAATTGTAACTTCATCTGCCATCGAGTGTGAATTTAGTGGGTTGGTGATTAGTTTGTTTCAGTCACAGTCAAACGCGTGTCAATCGATTCGCACCATAAATTGGTTGGTGCTGCTGAATCTGAAATGTTCTGTTGTTCATCTGCATGAAGTTTTGATTTCAGATTTTAGGCTCAAGGTGCGAAACTATCTAGGTCGCGATCGAAATATCTACTCATGACATCTTTGTCTTCAAGATATCAACCTGATATAAACCTGATATCTTCAGCACTTCATTCCTGGGGGTTCCTTTCTGAAGATCTGGAGAGTTTCGTTTGAGTGCAGCACCATCTTTACCTTACGCAATTAATTTGTTGGAGCCACATTGTACCCACCTGGACATGATTACTGAGGCGACTGATAGAAAAGCACCACGGTaatgatggttttatgcttgtTACCTGAGTGCCTGTTTCTTTAATCCGAGGTTCCCCTATGTCTTGGGCACAATCATATCATTACTTGTTAAAAATGTCGACCTTGACTCGAAACAGGATAAGGATGAAATGGATCGATGACGAACCAATATTCCCCTACtacaaaaattaaaataaaataaaaaatcagtGCCATGGTATTGTTCCCGGTCGTAAACACTGAACTGCTCAGAGCATCTGCTTGCATCAGATGCGGATCATACCATCAGGAGTCAGATGACAGAGCACTCCAACGCAATGCAACGAGTACGTGCTGTGTACTGCTGGTGAGTTGGCCACTCGCTTTCATGGGGTGGTGATGCCTTCGCCCTTGGGACTTGGGGAAGAGACCAAAACCACGTGTGCACACGAATTGTCAGTTTGTCCCGCCCGTTGTCACCACGTAACAGATGCTGTTTCTGATGTATCGCCATGGAAAAAGATGATGGCTTGATGAGCTCGGAGAGTGTATTATAATCTCAAAGGCATGCATCAAGTGCTGTACCAAACAATGCAGCGGAAAAAAGACGATCGCGCCTGATTATCTCAACATTATCAATGCAATCCTCGTTTTAATTTAGTGTCAGAAAACAAAAGGCACTTTCGCAGGCCATCATAGTCATCAGGAAGATGCATGATACGTACCAGGCACATTGGATGGTCACACGAACTGACAATTTGATACCGGGAGTCTTGTCAAGATCGTGCACGAGCTTTACCTCACGCACTACCGACACGAGAACCCTTTCGTGAGCAAGCACAGGAGGACGAGATGGATGGTGCAGCCTCCAAAGCAAGCTCCCATCTCCATTGCCCTACAACAAACAAGAAGGAACCGTTGACCTCCGGCACGTCTTGTACGCGCGTGGCAAGACGCAAGAGGAGGAGATCTATGGGATTGACCGCGTTTACACACACCCATTCCGAGGGAAACAAGAGGACAAAACGGCGTGTGCGAAGACCAGCGATCTGGAGCAGCGAATGGAGAGGTACCTGAGTGTTCACACCGACGCAGGGTGGTGTGAAGTGAAGTTCGAAATTCCTGTGGTTAAGTGAAGTCAAGTGGCGAGGAGCTTACCCTACCCCCGGACAATCTTTTGAGAATGCTTGCAAGCTTCCAACCCTCGCATTTTCACATGCACGGTCCTCCTTTCGTGCTGAAGCCTCAACGTCCTCGGACAGTCTGTAGGCGATGTTATAGGGAAAGTGATAGCGGGAGAGTTAGATGCGGCAGcagaaatggaggaagatgtcaatggatttaaaaaataaaattactaGATAGAAAAACGCTATAATGTCTTCTCACGCAAAACCTTGTCAAAATTAGGCATTCAAATCGGGTCAAGAATCTCAAAAATGTGGATTCTACTCGCTACTAGAATCATAGAATCGCTCTAGTCAATCTAGATCTTAAAGCCATGAAATCGTGGTACTAGCATAATTGAGCCACGAAATCGTACACTAGCATAATTGAGCACCATCCCATTCCCATCCACCGGTGTTAGAGGGAAAAAAGTCAGAAACAAAGCAAAGCCCCCGTAGGTTTGCCGCTGGCCCAATCGAgcgcggcggctccggcgacaCACGGATCTCACCGATACGGAGCTTTTAAAGTGCTTTACCACCCACCCCAAATCACGCGCCCTTCCACTTCCGCTTCCACCCCGTCCCTCCTGCAAACAAAACAACCTCTGCGTCTTGACCGAAAAGGCGAAAACAACAAAGAGAAAACACCCACCACCTCGGGCTCGGGGGCATCTCCGCTCCTCAACCCCTCGCCTCGAGCCTCCCCTTCGCCTCCTCTGCCCCCCTTTTAAAattccctcgccgccgcgcccccgcacTTCCCCCGCACACACCACACCCCCTTCGCAGGTCGCAGCGGCgccaccgcaccgcaccgcaccgctCCGCTGCAATGGGGAACAGCCTCGGGGGCAAGCGGAAGAGCGCCAAGGTGATGCAGCTGGACGGCACCTCCTTCCGCGTGAagccccccgcggcggcggctgacgTGCTGCGGGACCACCCGGGCTTCCAGCTGCTGGAGTCGGAGGAGGTCAAGCTCCTGggcgcccgcgcgcggccgCTGGCGCCCGACGCGCCGCTCCGCAGGGGGCGGCTCTACTTCCTCGTCGcgctcccgcgccgcgcccccgccggcgccgccggccgcatgCGCCGCGCCTGGTCGGGCAACCTCCGCGTCGGGGCCCGGGAGCGGCTCGAGTCGCTCATGCTCGCGCGCCGCTCCACCTCcgacctctcctctctccccgcCCACGCGTCGGCCTCTGCGCCCACCTCCCCGCTGCCCAGCGGCGCCACATCCCCGCTCCCcgccgcgggggccggcggcgggaccaCGCCCGTGCGGCTCAAGATGCGGCTCCCCAGGGCGCAGGTGGAGAAGCTCATGGGCGAGAGCAAAGACCCCGCAGAGGCCGCCGCCAAGATCATGGAGCTCTGCGGCGCCGCCATGGGCGGCGACGCGCACGCCAGCGCCAGGGTGACACCGGAGCGCCCGCCAGGGATACTGCGGAGCCCGCGGTTCGCCAAGACGCCCGAGTGGGGCGCCGGGTTcatgctcccgccgccggcgccggcgaagacGCCGCAGCGGTGGCCCACGCTGCCACGCACCAAGGAGGTAATTCATTCGCTCACAGATTTAACCCCATCCCCCACGTGCATTGCATTATTGTTTGTTCCCATGCCGGCACGAGCACAGCAAGATTCGCACGCTGCGACAGAGGAACGTGATTTGCGATCCATTCCATCTCTTGTTACGTGCAATGCTCAacacaaaaaaagaaatccctaAACTCACGATTGGAGAATGCACCAAAATGCCCATTTATTCTTAGATCGCGTTGCGCATTTGGTTCGTGTTCATCTACTCCAGTGTGAACGCGCGCGGTAGCAAGCACGAACAAGGTTACATGGCAGCATGTTAGATGCAGTTTGCTTGTCGTCGCAGAGAACATGATAGACTTCTCTAGTGGCATGTGGAGttctttgacaaaaaaaaaaaagtaggttAGAATTGCGCCTCAATAGTTGAATATCTGGAACTTGGTGGTATGCGGAAAATTTTCTGGTAAAGCATCCAAAATACTAGAATACTAGCCTTGCCTGTGTACATGAAAACGAAGTTTGTTATGCCTGCCTCCAATTGACATATTGTTTCAGTTATTTTTGCTCATCACTTATAATAGAGCTCTCATTTGATGTTCCAGAAAAAGGCGAGGTTTGTGGAGTTGCCGGACGAGCTAATAGCATGACATGTACTTCCCTGAAGCGAGTTAACTCTTCTTGTTTACTGTCCCAAGCATGTTTGGTGATTGTCAGGCCAGGAGATAAGGAATTGTAAACTTATCTTCAGGCGGGGCT contains:
- the LOC101765453 gene encoding uncharacterized protein At1g66480-like yields the protein MGNSLGGKRKSAKVMQLDGTSFRVKPPAAAADVLRDHPGFQLLESEEVKLLGARARPLAPDAPLRRGRLYFLVALPRRAPAGAAGRMRRAWSGNLRVGARERLESLMLARRSTSDLSSLPAHASASAPTSPLPSGATSPLPAAGAGGGTTPVRLKMRLPRAQVEKLMGESKDPAEAAAKIMELCGAAMGGDAHASARVTPERPPGILRSPRFAKTPEWGAGFMLPPPAPAKTPQRWPTLPRTKEKKARFVELPDELIA
- the LOC101765060 gene encoding U-box domain-containing protein 11, which produces MAAEAAAEIVREIAAVGAADLAAAAEPLRADCLRLARKVSLLSHLVAEVAEAGEGDAAAAAWVRELVRALEAARRFVDLGRAPPTPTAAAGASDQDATCNNTDLQFKYVTWQLQVALANLPHSCFRISDEVQEEVDLVRAQLRREMEKKGALDVNVFTKVHDILTQIDNAGSQSQQPHQQPEQSQMEKFSKDHLELQNTVLLVSEISGLSKSDMTKITSELIEGLENVGTPDSPKPANVDSQSSDETKSSSEEVKKPDSVAIPEDFRCPISLELMRDPVIVSTGQTYERAFIQRWIDCGNRTCPKTQQKLQNLTLTPNYVLRSLIMQWCEEKGIEPPSRSKSDGSSLEVGGNRLAIEALVRNLSSSSLDERKSAAAEIRSLAKKSTDNRIILAESSAIPALVKLLSSKDQKTQEHAVTALLNLSIYDQNKELIVVAGAIVPIIQVLRTSSMEARENAAAAIFSLSLIDDNKIMIGSTPGAIEALVELLQSGSSRGKKDAATALFNLCIYQANKVRAVRAGILVPLMRMLQDSSRSGAIDEALTILSVLVSHHECKTAISKAHAIPFLIDLLRSGQARNKENAAAILLALCKKDAENLACIGRLGAQIPLTELAKTGTDRAKRKATSLLEHLSKLQVL